In Candidatus Nitrosotalea sinensis, the sequence AGGTAGACCTTTTTAGACAGCGATCTGCTGTTATTACCATTTTAGGGGATTTTAGGCAGATCGATTACCTTAAATGGTGAAAGTGTACTGGATATGGTATGGCATTGAGCGAGTCCCACCGCCAATTGTTCATAGATGAATGCTCACGACTTACTGTGTTGGTATGTGAGTGCCTAAGCGCTCTTGAAAAGGACCCATCTGATGCTGACACTATAGAAAAAATGGTCAATGCTGCAGATGTCATACGTGGTGGGGCAAGATTTCTCCAGGACAAAAACATGGAACAGAGTGCTCAATTGTTAATTGAACTGTTCAAAGGAGCTCAGGATGTACGTGAAAGACAAGAGGGGTTTAATGTTGTATCCAATCTCTTTGGCAGGCTGACTCCACTATCTACGTTGAACTAGTATTGTTCGCCTGGTATTTTTCGTCCGATCTTTGACACAAGTACCTAAAATGCGGCAGAAATAGTTCTTGTTTTGGTACCATGTAAATCCATATAGGTGGCAATTCTCAAAGATGATTAGTTGACAAAAGCAGAATATGAAAAATTACTAAAAAAGATTCAGGATAAAGTATCTCAAAACAAGACAGGTTCCACATCAAGATTTGAGCTTCCCAAAGTGGATATCATGTGGCAGGGAAATAGGACATTTTTTAGAAACTTTTCAGAGTTTCCAAAGGTACTAAGAAGAGATCCTGAAAAACTCTTACAATACCTATCAAAGGAATTTGCAACTCCTGCACAATTTGCAGGAGACAAAGCAGTATTTGTGGGAAAAAAGGAACCTCCAGAGTTTACTGCTCTTTTGGCTAGATATCTAAAAGAGTACGTTGAATGTCCAACATGTAAAAGCCCTGATACTAGAGTTGAAAAAGAAAATAGAGTAACATTGCTAAAATGTGAAGCATGTGGAGCACGTTCTCCTCTAAAAGGTCAATATGCGTAAATGGCTTTTGCAGTCAGAGTAGTCATTCATAAAGAAAATAGGATGCTCAACATTTGCGATGTCGAGCTTGTTGGAAGAACTGTGAGAAAAGATGATCTTGAGATGAACATCAGCAAGAGTTACTATGCAGACCGCGTTGTTGATGAAACTGAGGCCAAGACTCTGCTTCAAAATTCTTCCATCATTAACATGGTGGGAAAACAAACAATTGATCTTTCATTAAAACTTGGAATAGGATCTGCAAAAGGTGTCAAAGAAATTGAAGGAGTTCCTTTTCTTATTGTTTTCAAATTCTAACAAATACAACGATTATATACGTACGAAGAACATTGTTGTCTGAGAATTTTGGGTAAGCGAAAAGTACTAAACGAAAGTGAGCTCAAAGAGATGCAACTTCCAGGAGAAGGAGAGCTATTAGGTAGAGTTGTAAAACTTTTGGGAAGTGATCACATTCTTGTAAGGTGTACTGATGACAAGACAAGAATGGGAAGAATCAGAGGTAAATTAAAAAGAAAAATCTGGATTCGTGATAATGACGTTGTAACTATTGCCCCTTGGGACTTTAAATCCGATGACCGTGGTGATATCACTTGGAGATATACATTGGCCCAGGTAGATATGCTAAAACAAAAAGGACTATTGCCGCAAGATTTCTAACAACAATAAATTTTACAAGGTCTAATTACAAGTTGTAATGTTGTTAGGTGCAAGTTTGGATGGATGAAGATGCTGTAGATGATTTTGAAGATGAATTATCCTCTGATATGGCAGAAGAGCCAATAGAGGAACTTGATGATTCTGATGCTGGGGAAAATGAGATGGGCTTGCAAAACAAGATGGCAAAAAAGATGAATCTAAGATTGGCAGAAAAGGAAAGAGCGCGAAAAACTGAGAAGGACGTGTTTGACAAAGACAAGGTGCTTGAGGCAGTCTTTGACAAGACTACTGTAATGACACTCTCAAGAATGATTAATGACGGGACAATCTCATATGTGAACGGAGCAGTAGGTGCAGGAAAAGAATCTCAGACATATTGGGCTGTTGCACCTTCAGGCCAGGACTTGGCAGTGAAAATCTATCTTGTTACTACCTCTAATTTTAAAAAGAGATTTCCATATCTTATGGGAGACCCACGATTTACAAGAATAAAAAGTGGAACAAGAAATCTTGTAGAACTTTGGGCCCAAAAAGAATTTCGTAATTTGTCCAAGACATTTCAGTGTGGGATTCCA encodes:
- a CDS encoding translation initiation factor IF-2 subunit beta; the encoded protein is MTKAEYEKLLKKIQDKVSQNKTGSTSRFELPKVDIMWQGNRTFFRNFSEFPKVLRRDPEKLLQYLSKEFATPAQFAGDKAVFVGKKEPPEFTALLARYLKEYVECPTCKSPDTRVEKENRVTLLKCEACGARSPLKGQYA
- a CDS encoding serine protein kinase RIO, which translates into the protein MDEDAVDDFEDELSSDMAEEPIEELDDSDAGENEMGLQNKMAKKMNLRLAEKERARKTEKDVFDKDKVLEAVFDKTTVMTLSRMINDGTISYVNGAVGAGKESQTYWAVAPSGQDLAVKIYLVTTSNFKKRFPYLMGDPRFTRIKSGTRNLVELWAQKEFRNLSKTFQCGIPCPEPITVTKNILVMKFVGINGVPAPTLVESEVDYSDYEKTLLIISDLYKKAELVHADLSEYNIFKTEDGPIVFDFGSAVDIRHPKTREFLERDISNVTRFFVKRGLTVDNPIDVFERVTR
- the eif1A gene encoding translation initiation factor eIF-1A is translated as MGKRKVLNESELKEMQLPGEGELLGRVVKLLGSDHILVRCTDDKTRMGRIRGKLKRKIWIRDNDVVTIAPWDFKSDDRGDITWRYTLAQVDMLKQKGLLPQDF
- a CDS encoding DUF424 domain-containing protein, with the translated sequence MAFAVRVVIHKENRMLNICDVELVGRTVRKDDLEMNISKSYYADRVVDETEAKTLLQNSSIINMVGKQTIDLSLKLGIGSAKGVKEIEGVPFLIVFKF